One region of Ictalurus furcatus strain D&B chromosome 17, Billie_1.0, whole genome shotgun sequence genomic DNA includes:
- the vwde gene encoding von Willebrand factor D and EGF domain-containing protein, with amino-acid sequence MSADIWLGCICLAAALYTVHSVQAVEPSECSPGRHTVLQNPYRSTSFSSQQLLQAGLQENLICDHSLTPGWYKFQIFDKPAQMPTKCVEVNHCGTQAPVWLSLAEGETLPHPLEVKKLTACATWQLFSGPNKECCLFRMPVSVRNCGQFYVYQLQPTQGCMAYCAEEMSDSTEPICEPERRNRDGSCSDMQPPSPSVSEIMAELSGLSVLLKCTFDGHSGNSSLGFVVSWWRLSPNGNKEELMQETTLQTSAFIELDGINLRLGDRIYCSSSSFFLDAPDRQSHAVESEEFFAGIRLQPKLDSILEDGKEHELVIESTVPVPCLSETCALPLQLSISSQDEAVLGPDLVLSSCEVKLSHTPCHKGVCSQVLLHYSAVTDISKDGDRSTEISIKPIVSTVFLWNGYTPESVQIIVKDILPAYCYIFTDPHIITFDGRRYDNFHIGTFVLYKSTIRLFEVHVRQWECASITAHPTSCVCGFAARDGTEVISFDMCNGLSGETKPRLLVKNGDLAKSSIRITESYQGRKVTLTFSSGAFVRADIADWGMSLTVMAPGSDRSHTEGLCGTFDGQPLNDYHRAGGETLEDTISFINTWRLAPSSSFFDKIPAYESGMSIRHFCHCEKEPHQSSLRGHLTSSSFPCSHLAHFRSPSIIPARDVTTQYIRPIKHFTGSARNRPKAQQEDTGTQNRGRRQNHKQAPSSPAYQSVSQSDPEGFNYFFPEDQVLSTHPELPAPTWPTESGLTEADAQRLCGDALRNSTVALGCVGLLDEVMEKALEMCVVDQQLKDERAWLGATVPLLENECERRVVQEEGRREELRDILTFLRCPNLCSGNGQCTKHGCMCFPGFGSYDCSQVSDQTPEITELESGGLCDFKHSSCSTVKVLGKGFRNTFELKCEVMKEKIVDDEWSLSDPLMVPVLFFSSSALECQLPVEDVQSGGVHHPLVTRWQIKVSNDGYSFSNAKIFTLFDGTCQECTLSSVVQCTLKNSSCSIDGQCYGESEHSPSSPCLICRPDLSQYTWSISEKNNPPVFHSEQTQLQTFYGENFVYQFVSTDPEDSAVLFTLLSGPKDAVLSPAGLLIWKAQSSSPVTFELAVIDDCNAETQAVVKVSVRHCDCYHGASCVTNMNFPPGSGEYLCVCPAGLEGEKCQLNVNDCESNPCQRGECVDGLNTFTCLCPAGVTGVMCEEDIDECVSAPCFPGVSCKNTQGSFLCGPCPDHYTGDGTNCIRKSRHRDRTEDQGVNLRHFKPNLSPAQSPCSSQPCYPGVQCFESVYTSAGYICGPCPPGLQGNGQTCTSRPENKHFTGLTPGTREGNRSDVLFSSSFSTSSSSQKSTDPSIIAERPLFNKKTPSLIDRKTYLSPVNHDNRTATASGSGGQLHEEDTEPVVVEDGRTCTDSSCFPGVPCEPSATGHFKCGHCPNGYRGDGITCKAMCRYPCGQNMECSLPNTCTCKEGYTGYNCHIAVCRPDCKNRGRCVKPNVCECPIGYSGPTCEEATCDPPCQNGGSCLSRNLCTCSYGYMGPRCEIMVCTRHCENGGECASPEVCKCKPGWYGPTCNSADCKPVCLNGGTCIKPNICACPSGFYGSQCQIAVCNPPCKNRGQCMRNNVCSCPEGYTGKRCQMSVCDPMCMNKGKCVGPNTCSCASGWRGKICDVLVCLQKCINGGECVGPNTCHCPAGWEGLQCQTPMCKRKCQNGGKCVLPNFCQCRSGYTGSTCAARTR; translated from the exons GTGAATCATTGTGGTACCCAAGCTCCAGTGTGGCTCTCTCTAGCTGAAGGGGAGACCCTCCCACACCCCCTGGAGGTTAAGAAGCTAACTGCTTGTGCTACCTGGCAGTTGTTCAGTGGGCCCAATAAGGAGTGCTGTCTGTTTCGGATGCCTGTCTCCGTGCGTAACTGCGGGCAATTCTATGTGTATCAGCTCCAGCCTACACAGGGATGTATGGCCTACTGTGCTGAGG AAATGTCAGATTCCACTGAACCAATCTGTGAACCAGAGCGCAGGAACAGAGATGGAAGTTGCAGCG ATATGCAACCTCCATCTCCATCAGTATCAGAGATCATGGCTGAGCTGTCAGGCCTCAGCGTGTTGTTGAAGTGTACATTTGATGGCCATAGTGGGAACAGCTCTCTAGGATTTGTGGTGTCCTGGTGGCGTCTTTCACCAAATGGAAACAAAGAGGAACTCATGCAGGAGACAACCTTACAGACTTCAGCTTTTATCGAGCTGGATGGCATCAACCTTCGGCTTGGAGACAGG ATCTATTGCAGTAGCTCCAGTTTCTTTCTAGATGCCCCAGACAGACAGAGTCATGCAGTGGAGAGTGAGGAGTTCTTTGCAGGGATTCGA CTCCAGCCCAAACTTGACTCTATCTTAGAGGATGGAAAGGAGCATGAGCTGGTCATAGAGAGCACTGTTCCTGTACCCTGTCTTTCAGAGACATGCGCTCTTCCATTACAGCTCAGCATCAGCAGCCAAG atgAGGCGGTGCTGGGTCCTGATCTGGTTCTGTCCTCCTGTGAGGTGAAGCTGTCTCATACTCCTTGCCATAAGGGAGTGTGCAGCCAGGTGCTGCTTCACTACAGCGCAGTGACCGATATCAGCAAGGATGGAGACAGGAGCACTGAGATATCCATCAAACCTATAGTCAGCACTGTGTTCCTCTGGAATGGATATACACCAGAAAGTGTGCAG atCATCGTGAAAGATATTCTACCTGCTTATTGTTACATTTTCACTGATCCTCACATCATAACATTTGATGGCAG GAGGTATGATAACTTCCATATAGGCACATTTGTGCTGTACAAGAGCACAATTCGGCTGTTCGAAGTGCACGTGCGCCAGTGGGAGTGTGCTAGTATAACAGCCCACCccacatcctgtgtgtgtggcttcGCAGCCAGAGATGGAACCGAGGTCATCTCCTTTGACATGTGTAATGGATTGTCTGGAGAAACAAAGCCACGCCTCTTAGTGAAGAATGGAGACCTGGCAAAGAGCAGCATTCGCATCACTGAGTCTTATCAGGGTCGCAAAGTCACT cTGACATTCTCTTCAGGTGCATTTGTGCGGGCGGATATAGCTGACTGGGGTATGAGCCTGACTGTGATGGCCCCTGGTTCTGATCGGAGCCACACTGAAGGTCTTTGTGGAACCTTTGATGGACAACCACTCAATGATTACCACAGAGCAGGAGGGGAAACTTTAGAAGACACTATTTCCTTTATTAATACGTGGAG GCTAGCACCAAGCAGCAGCTTTTTTGACAAAATCCCAGCCTATGAGAGCGGAATGAGCATCCGGCACTTCTGCCACTGCGAGAAGGAACCACACCAGTCAAGCCTTAGAGGTCATCTTACCTCCAGCTCTTTCCCCTGTTCTCATTTGGCCCATTTTCGCTCCCCTTCCATAATCCCTGCTCGGGATGTCACAACACAGTATATCAGACCCATCAAGCATTTCACAGGAAGTGCCAGGAACCGTCCCAAGGCACAGCAAGAGGATACTGGCACCCAGAACCGAGGGAGGCGTCAgaaccataaacaagctccatCGTCTCCTGCCTATCAGAGTGTAAGCCAGTCAGACCCAGAGGGTTTTAACTATTTCTTTCCTGAAGACCAAGTTCTATCCACACATCCTGAATTACCAGCACCAACGTGGCCTACTGAGTCTGGCCTGACAGAGGCAGATGCCCAGCGGCTGTGTGGTGATGCCTTACGTAACTCCACTGTGGCACTTGGCTGTGTTGGCCTGTTGGATGAGGTGATGGAGAAGGCACTGGAGATGTGTGTGGTAGACCAGCAGCTGAAGGATGAGAGAGCCTGGCTGGGAGCCACTGTGCCCCTTCTGGAGAATGAGTGTGAGAGGAGAGTAGTGCAAGAAGAGGGGAGAAGGGAGGAGCTCCGGGACATACTCACCTTCCTTAGGTGCCCGAACCTTTGCAGTGGCAATGGACAATGCACCAAGCATGGTTGCATGTGTTTTCCTGGGTTTGGCTCATATGACTGTAGCCAGGTCTCTG ATCAGACCCCAGAGATCACAGAACTGGAGAGTGGAGGACTCTGTGATTTTAAACACAGCTCCTGTTCCACTGTCAAAGTTCTTGGGAAAGGCTTTAGAAACACATTTGAACTCAAATGTGAAGTCATGAAGGAGAAG ATAGTAGATGATGAGTGGTCACTGAGTGATCCTCTGATGGTTCCTGTGTTGTTCTTCAGCTCCTCTGCTTTAGAATGCCAGCTCCCTGTTGAAGATGTGCAGTCTGGTGGTGTCCATCACCCACTTGTCACTCGTTGGCAAATCAAG GTTTCTAATGATGGCTACAGCTTCAGCAATGCCAAGATATTCACACTGTTTGATGGCACATGTCAAGAGTGCACGCTCAGCAGTGTGGTTCAGTGCACTTTAAAG AACAGCAGCTGTAGCATTGATGGTCAGTGTTATGGAGAAAGTGAGCACAGTCCCAGCAGCCCCTGTCTCATCTGTCGACCTGATCTCTCCCAGTACACCTGGTCCATTAGTGAGA AAAACAATCCTCCCGTGTTTCATTCAGAGCAAACCCAGCTGCAGACATTTTATGGGGAAAACTTTGTGTACCAGTTTGTTTCAACTGATCCAGAAGATTCTGCAGTTCTGTTCACGCTGTTGTCTGGACCCAAAGATGCTGTTCTCTCTCCTGCTGGCCTGCTCATCTGGAAAGCCCAGTCATCCTCCCCTGTGACCTTTGAACTGGCTGTGATAGATGACTGTAATGCTGAGACACAGGCTGTTGTAAAG GTCTCAGTTCGCCACTGTGACTGCTACCACGGAGCCTCGTGCGTGACCAACATGAACTTCCCTCCTGGTAGCGGCGAGTATCTGTGTGTTTGCCCAGCTGGTCTGGAGGGAGAGAAATGTCAGCTTAATGTGAATGACTGTGAATCAAACCCGTGTCAGAGAGGTGAATGTGTGGATGGACTGAACACTTTCACATGTCTCTGCCCAGCAGGTGTTACTG GTGTGATGTGTGAGGAGGACATTGATGAGTGTGTGTCAGCTCCATGCTTCCCTGGGGTGTCTTGTAAAAACACACAAGGGTCATTTTTGTGTGGACCCTGTCCAGATCACTATACCGGGGATGGGACAAACTGCATCC GCAAATCTAGACACAGAGACCGTACAGAAGATCAAGGAGTCAACCTCAGACACTTCAAACCCAACCTCAGCCCAG cTCAGAGCCCGTGTTCCAGTCAACCTTGTTACCCAGGAGTCCAGTGCTTTGAGAGTGTGTATACATCTGCTGGATATATTTGTGGTCCCTGTCCTCCAGGTCTCCAAGGCAACGGACAAACCTGCACGTCAAGACCAGAAAACA AACATTTTACAGGGCTAACACCAGGCACTAGAGAAGGGAACAGATCTGATGTCCTTTTCTCTTCATCATTCTCCACTTCCTCCTCGTCTCAGAAATCCACTGACCCTTCTATTATAGCTGAGAGGCCTCTATTCAACAAGAAGACACCATCACTCATTGATAGAAAGACTTATTTAAGCCCTGTTAACCATGATAACAGAACGGCAACAGCTTCTGGTTCTGGAGGGCAGCTTCATGAGGAGGACACAGAGCCTGTGGTTGTGGAAGATGGCAGGACTTGCACTGACTCTTCCTGTTTTCCTGGTGTGCCTTGTGAGCCTTCTGCCACTGGACACTTCAAGTGTGGCCACTGTCCTAACGGATACAGGGGGGATGGAATCACCTGTAAAG CCATGTGTCGTTATCCGTGTGGTCAGAACATGGAGTGCTCTCTGCCTAATACATGCACCTGTAAAGAAGGATACACTGGATATAACTGCCACATCG CTGTGTGTCGCCCTGACTGCAAGAACAGAGGGAGGTGTGTCAAGCccaatgtgtgtgagtgtcctATAGGCTATAGTGGACCAACCTGTGAGGAAG CAACATGTGATCCACCGTGTCAAAATGGAGGCAGTTGTTTGTCCAGAAACCTGTGCACCTGCTCCTATGGCTATATGGGGCCACGGTGTGAAATAA TGGTGTGTACTCGGCACTGTGAGAACGGTGGGGAATGTGCATCTCCTGAAGTGTGCAAGTGCAAGCCTGGCTGGTATGGACCAACTTGTAACTCAG CTGATTGTAAGCCTGTGTGTCTGAATGGTGGCACCTGCATCAAGCCTAACATCTGTGCATGTCCAAGTGGCTTCTATGGATCACAGTGCCAGATAG CTGTGTGCAACCCTCCCTGTAAAAACCGTGGTCAGTGCATGAGGAACAACGTGTGCTCCTGTCCTGAAGGCTACACTGGCAAGAGatgtcaaatga gtgtatgtgATCCGATGTGCATGAATAAAGGAAAGTGCGTGGGTCCAAACACCTGTTCCTGTGCTTCTGGCTGGCGGGGGAAAATCTGTGATGTCC TGGTTTGCTTACAGAAGTGTATAAATGGAGGAGAGTGTGTGGGACCCAACACGTGTCACTGCCCTGCTGGATGGGAAGGCTTACAGTGCCAGACTC CCATGTGCAAGCGCAAGTGCCAAAATGGAGGAAAGTGCGTGCTTCCAAACTTCTGTCAGTGTCGCTCAGGGTACACAGGATCAACCTGCGCTGCCAGA ACCAGATGA
- the tmem106ba gene encoding transmembrane protein 106Ba, translated as MGKSIFSLPKNKSEGQEKLTSDDPDSQLVEEDKNDISQFPYVEFTGRDSITCPSCQGTGRIPREQENQLVALIPYSDQRLRPRRTKLYVSLSVMLCLLLSGLAVFFLFPRTIDVAYVGVKSTYVNFDTEQRIIYLNITNTLNITNNNYYPVQVANITAQVQFYKTVIGKSFVSNLTSIMPLDMQQVDFTVSTVIANEMSYIYNFCTMQSIKVHNIVVIMQMTVTTVYFGHTEQVSQESYLYVDCGSNTTSLNGHMMQGHFTP; from the exons ATGGGCAAGTCAATTTTCTCTTTGCCAAAAAACAAAAGCGAGGGCCAGGAAAAACTGACGTCTGATGATCCTGACTCTCAATTAGTCGAGGAGGATAAGAATGATATATCACAGTTCCCTTATGTCGAGTTCACAGGCAGGGACAGCATCACCTGTCCCAGTTGTCAAGGAACAGGACGAATACCAAGAG AACAAGAAAATCAGCTTGTTGCCTTGATACCATATAGTGACCAAAGACTGAGGCCAAGACGAAC CAAGCTGTACGTTAGCTTGTCAGTGATGCTGTGTCTCCTACTCTCTGGCCTGgctgtgtttttcctcttcCCCCGCACCATTGATGTCGCCTACGTTGGTGTGAAGTCTACGTATGTCAACTTTGATACGGAGCAACGAATCATCTATCTCAACATTACA AACACACTGAACATTACTAATAACAACTACTATCCGGTACAAGTGGCAAACATCACAGCGCAGGTGCAGTTCTATAAGACTGTGATCGGAAAGTCATTTGTGAGCAATTTGACAAGCATAATGCCACTGGATATGCAGCAG GTCGATTTCACTGTTTCCACAGTCATAGCCAATGAGATGAGCTACATCTA TAACTTTTGCACCATGCAGTCCATAAAAGTGCACAACATTGTGGTCATCATGCA GATGACTGTCACCACTGTGTACTTCGGCCACACCGAGCAGGTCTCTCAGGAGAGTTACCTGTACGTGGACTGTGGCTCAAACACCACCAGTCTCAACGGACACATGATGCAGGGACACTTTACACCTTGA
- the seraf gene encoding von Willebrand factor D and EGF domain-containing protein gives MFNQSSSLLCMAMMALLTGVCLGGSDSPRGVSLPFVFDLNAVCDPPCRHAGICIRNSTCLCSRGYEGETCQYANCEPKCKNGGECLRPGKCRCPPGLGGKYCEKVACDGGCWNGGECIAVNLQAKCICPSSWTGSKCQEAICPQGCQNGGSCVAPGICSCPEGWLGGACHIAVCKKPCLNGGKCVSPDKCRCCSPFSGPQCEDRKKLF, from the exons ATGTTTAATCAGTCATCTTCACTGCTCTGTATGGCCATGATGGCTCTGCTGACTGGTGTGTGTCTGGGAGGATCTGACTCACCCCGTGGCGTCTCCTTACCTTTTGTGTTTGACCTGAATGCAGTGTGTGATCCACCATGCAGACATGCTGGGATCTGTATCCGAAACAGCACCTGCTTGTGCTCACGGGGCTATGAAGGAGAGACCTGCCAGTATG CTAACTGTGAGCCAAAGTGTAAAAACGGGGGTGAATGTCTCCGTCCTGGAAAGTGCAGATGTCCTCCAGGACTTGGTGGGAAATATTGTGAAAAAG TGGCATGTGATGGTGGCTGCTGGAATGGTGGAGAGTGCATTGCAGTGAACTTGCAGGCCAAGTGCATTTGTCCCTCCAGCTGGACTGGATCTAAATGTCAAGAAG CAATTTGTCCTCAGGGTTGCCAGAATGGAGGCAGCTGTGTGGCTCCAGGAATCTGCAGCTGTCCAGAGGGATGGTTGGGGGGAGCCTGTCACATCG CTGTGTGTAAGAAACCATGTCTGAATGGTGGGAAGTGTGTGTCTCCAGACAAATGTCGCTGTTGCAGTCCATTCTCCGGCCCTCAGTGCGAGGACAGAAAAAAACTCTTCTGA